The DNA sequence GCTGAAAAAGCTGCTGGAGGAAAAAGGCATAAAGCACGCCTGAAGCCGCCAAGACGGCAACAAGGAAACGGGGCCTCGCGGCTCCGTTTTCTTTTCAGCGTCTAAGCGAGGCCAGATAGATGTCCTGGAAGCGGTTGACGATCTCGCAAAAGAGGTCGGCGGTCTTCTCCGCATCGTAGGAGGCGGAATGGGCCGCGGCGCTGTCCCAGGCCAGTCCCATGGCCTCCGCCGCCCGCGCCAGCACCGTCTGTCCCACCGCCACGCCGCCGAGGGTGGCGGTGTCGAAGCTCGAGAAGGGGTGGAAAGGGTTGCGCTTGACGCCGCTGCGTGTCACGGCGGCGTTGAGGAAGTTCAGGTCGAAGAACGAGTTGTGTCCCACCAGCACCGCCCGGGTGCAGCCGTACTTGTCCAGGTCGTTGCGCACCTCACGGAACAGGCGCCGCAGGGCTTCGCGTTCCGGCAGTGCCGGGCGCAGAGGGTGGTAAGGGTCGATGCCGGTGATGGCGAGCGCCGCCGGCTCCATGTTCGCGCCCTCGAAGGGCTGCACGTGGAAGCTGTGGGTGGAACCCCGCCGGATCAGGCCGGAGTCGTCCATCTCCAGCAGCACACCCGCGATCTCCAGCAGCGCATCGGTCTGGGCATTGAAGCCGCCGGTCTCCACGTCCACCACCACCGGCAGGAAGCCGCGGAAGCGCTGGGAGAATGGGTGCGGGTGGGTGGAGTGGTCCATGGGGGAGCAGGATAAAGGAAGCGTATCGGGGAAGATACGCTCAGCCCAGGGTCCAGTTCACTTCCTCGCCCGCGCGGAACGGCACCAGCCAGTGCTCGCCGAAGGAATAGCTCTCGGGCGGCGTCCAGGGCTTCTTCACGAGGGTGATGCGGTCGCGGTTGCGGGGCAGGCCGTAGAAGTCCGCGCCGTGGAAGCTGGCGAAGCCCTCCAGCCGGTCCAGCCTGCCGGCCGCCTCGAACACCTCGGCATAGAGCTCGATGGCGGCGTGGGCCGTGTAGATGCCGGCACAGCCGCAGGCATTCTCCTTGAGGTGCTGGGCGTGAGGTGCGCTGTCGGTACCCAGGAAGAACTTGGGATCGCCGCTCACCGCGGCCTGCACCAGCGCTTCCCGGTCCCGCTCGCGCTTCAGGATCGGCAGGCAATACAGGTGCGGGCGGATGCCACCCTTGAAGATGGCGTTTCGGTTGTGCAGCAGGTGCTGCGGCGTGAGGGTGGCTCCCACGTTCGCCGGCGCCGCGCGCACGAAATCCACGGCGGTCTTGGTGGTGATGTGCTCCAGCACCACCTTGAGGTTCGGCAGGCGCCGCACCAGGGACGCGAGCACCTTATCGATGAATACCGTCTCCCGGTCGAACACGTCCACTGCCGGGTCCGTCACCTCGCCGTGGATCAGGAGCGGCAGGCCCACGTCCGCCATGGTCTCCAGCACCTTCTGGCAGCGCAGGATGTCGCGCACTCCGGAATCCGCGTTGGTGGTGGCGCCGGCCGGGTAATATTTCACCGCGTGCACATGGCCGTTGGCCTTCGCCCTGTGGATCTCCTCCGGCGACGTGCTCTCCGTGAGATAGAGCGTCATGAGCGGCGTGAAGTCGGAGCCTTTGGGCATCACCGCCATGATGCGCTCGCGGTACTGCAGCGCCAGCTCCAGGGTGGTCACGGGCGGCTTGAGGTTGGGCATCACGATGGCGCGGCCGAAGCGCGCGGCCGTGTGGGGCAGCACGTCCTTGAGCACCGCGCCATCCCTGAGGTGCAGGTGCCAGTCGTCAGGGCGGATGAGGGTGAGCTGGTTCATGCCACCATGCCCCGGTCCTGCAGCAGCTGCAGGGTGAAGCGCACGCCGAAGCCGGTGGTGTCGGTGGGCACATGGGCGAGGCCGCCCTTGTGCTCCGCGCAGGACAGGTCCACGTGCACCCAGGGCACCGAATCCGGCACGAAGCGGCCCAGGAAGCGCGCCGCGAGGATGTGGTCCGCCTCGCTCTCGATGATGCACTGCTTGACGTCCGCGACCTGGCTCTCGATGGCCTCGTCGTAGTCCGCGTCCACCGGCAGGGGCCAGACCCGCTCGCCGCTCGCGACACCGGCGGCGATCACGGCCTTGCCGAGCTCGCCGCTACGGGTGAAGGCGCCGGCATAACGGCTGCCGAGCGCCACGATGCAGCTGCCCGTGAGCGTCGCGTAGTCCAGCATCAGGCCCGGCGCGCCGCGGCTCGCCAGGGCCAGGGTATCCGACAGCACCATGCGGCCTTCCGCATCCGTGTGCACGATCTCGACGGTGACGCCGTTGGAGGCGCGCACTACCTCGTTCTGGGTGTAAGCCCGGGGACCGATCTCGTTGCGCGAGAGCGCGAGCCAGGCGTCCACCTGGAAAGGCACCTCGAGGCGGGTGAGGGCAAGCAGGGTACCCAGCGCCACCGCCGAGCCCTGCATGTCGCCGTGCATGCCGAACATGGACTTGGCGGACTTCAGGTTCACGCCGCCTGTGTCGTAGCAGATGCCCTTGCCCACCAGCGCGAGAGGCTTGGCGCCCTTCGCCGCCTTGGCCGGCTTGTACGTGAGATGGACGATCCCGGCATCCCGCTCGGCGCTGCCTTGGGCGACAGCCAGGAATGCACCGGCGCCCGCCTTGTGCAGTTTCTTCTCATCCAGGAACTCGAGCTTCCAACCCTCGCGCTTGGCGAGTTCCTTCACGTAGCCGAGGTAGAGACCGGGCGTGAGGTGGTTCGCAGGCAGCAGCGTGAGCCAGCGGGCGAGGGCATTGCCTTCCGCCTCCGCCAGGCGCCGGCTGAAGTCCAGCGGCTTGCCGCCGTGGAGCAGCACAAGGTTGCGGATGTGGCGGGTTCCGGCCGGCTCGGCCTTGAAGCTCGGCGCATCGAAGTTGGAGGCCGCCGCCGCGGACACCACCGCGTCCAGCAGCGCCGGCCGGCGGGTCTCGTCCACTGCCGGCAGCATCACGCCCACGTCCGCCGCCTCGCTCTCGCGTACCTTGGCGATGCAGCGGCGGGCGAGGGTGAGGAGATCGAACGTAGAGGCGTCCGGCTTGTAGCCGGCCAGGACCGCGACGGTGCCGCGGCTGTTGGAGAGGTCCAGGCGCGTGGGGGCGAGCGTCTTCTTGCCGTCCACACGTTTCTGCAGCCGCTCGGAGTGGGCAAATTCCGGCCAGCGCTTTTGGAGCGCGCTTTCCGGCAGCAGTATAATGACCGCGTCCAGGGCATCCACCCGGGCGGCATCCACGGCCAGCTGGCGTATCTCGAGCCTGGGAAGACGCGGCAGCTTGGCGGGCATCGGGTGGTCCGGACCGGTAGGATTTCCGGGAGTGATGATATAGGGCTTCCGGCCCTGCCGAAAGCGCGACACCAGCATCGGGACGGCCTTAAGTCGGCCGTACACCCCGCGGCGGCGGGGTTTTTATTCCCCGTACGACGCGACAACCACAGGGCATGCCTTGCCATGGCGAACGACATGACGAACATCGAGGACCTGGATCCGGCCGAGACCCACGAGTGGCTCGATGCCCTGGCGTCCGTCCTGGACGTGGAGGGCGCCGAGCGCGCCCACTACCTGATCGAACAGCTGATAGATAAAGCGCGCCGTACCGGCGCCTACCTGCCGTACAGTCCGAACACCGCTTACGTCAACACCATCAACGCCAACCAGCAGCCGGCCTATCCCGGCGACCGCGCCATCGAGAAACGCATCGAGGCCTACCTGCGCTGGAACGCCATGGCCATGGTGGTGCATGCCAACAAGGCCAACAGCGGCATCGGCGGCCACATCGCCACCTACGCCTCCTCCGGCACCTTATATGAGGTGGGCTTCAACCACTTCTGGCGCGCGCCGACCCAGGACAACGGCGGCGACATGATCTACATCCAGGGCCACTCCTCGCCTGGCATCTATGCCCGCTCCTTCCTGGAAGGGCGCTTCACCGAGGAACAGCTCCTGAACTTCCGCCGCGAGGTGGAACGGGACGGCCTCACCTCCTACCCGCATCCCTGGCTGATGCCGGACTACTGGCAGTTCCCGACGGTGTCCATGGGCCTGGGGCCCCTCCAGGCCATCTACCAGGCGCGCTTCATGCGCTACATGGAGCATCGCGGCTTCATCCCCGAGAGCGACCGCAAGGTGTGGGCGTTCCTGGGCGACGGCGAGATGGACGAGCCGGAGTCGCTCGGCGCCATCTCCCTCGCCTCCCGCGAGAAGCTCGACAACCTCATCTTCGTGGTCAACTGCAACCTGCAGCGCCTGGATGGCCCGGTGCGCGGCAACGGCAAGATCATCCAGGAGCTGGAGGCGAACTTCCGCGGCAGCGGCTGGAACGTGATCAAGGTGCTGTGGGGTTCGCGCTGGGACCCGCTGCTGGAGCGCGACAAGGACGACCTCCTGAAGCGCCTCATGATGGAATGCGTGGACGGCGAGTACCAGAACTTCAAGTCCAAGGACGGCAAGTTCGTCCGCGAGAAGTTCTTCGGCAAGTACCCGGAACTCCTGGAGATGGTCGCCAACATGAGCGACGAGGAGATCTGGAACCTGAACCGCGGCGGCCACGACGCGCGCAAGGTGCATGCGGCCTACCAGGCGGCGGTCACCCACAAGGGGCAGCCCACCGTGATCCTGGCGAAGACCGTCAAGGGCTTCGGCATGGGCAAGGCCGGGCAGGGCGCCATGGGCGCGCACCAGCAGAAGAAGCTGGACGAGGACGCGCTCAAGTCCTTCCGCGACCAGTTCAACATCCAGGTGAGCAACGAGGAGATCGGCAAGGTCCCGTTCGCGCGTCCGCCGGCGGACAGCGACGAGGTGAAGTACCTCAAGGCCCGCCGCGAGAAGCTGGGCGGTTTCCTCCCGCAGCGCCGCCGCAAGGCGAAGGCGCTGCCGGTGCCGGCGCTGGATTTCTTCAAGACCTTCCTCGAGAGCACCGGCGACCGCGAGATCTCCACCACCATGGCGATCGTGCGCATCATCACCGCGCTGGTGAAGGACAAGGGCATCGGCAGGCACGTCGTGCCCATCGTGCCGGACGAGGCGCGCACCTTCGGCATGGAGGGCCTGTTCCGCCAGATCGGCATCTACTCCTCCGTGGGCCAGCTCTACGAGCCCGCCGACGCCGATCAGCTCATGTTCTACAAGGAAGACAAGTCCGGCCAGATCCTGGAAGAGGGCATCACCGAGGCCGGCTCCATGTCCTCCTGGATCTCCGCGGCCACCGCCTACAGCAACCACGGCGTGCAGATGGTGCCGTTCTACATCTACTACTCCATGTTCGGCTTCCAGCGCATCGGCGACCTGGCTTGGGCGGCGGGCGACATCCAGGCCCGTGGCTTCCTCATCGGAGGTACCGCAGGAAGGACCACGCTGGAGGGCGAGGGCCTGCAGCACGAGGACGGCCACAGCCACATCATGTCCTCCACCATCCCCAACTGCGTGTCCTACGATCCCACGTACGCCTACGAGGTGGCGGTGATCGTGCAGGACGGCATGCGCCGCATGTTCCAGGAGCAGGAGAACGTCTTCTATTACCTGACCTGCATGAACGAGAACTACGTGCAGCCGGCCATGCCGGCGGGCGCCGAACAGGGCATCCTCAAGGGCCTGTATCTCCTGAAGGAAGGCGGCAAGAACAAGCTGCGCGTGCAGCTCATGGGCTCCGGCACCATCCTGCGAGAGGTGGAGGCTGCCGCCGAGATGCTGGAGAAGGAATGGGGCGTGTCGGCGGCCGTGTGGAGCGCCACCAGCTTCACGGAGCTGCGCCGCGAGGGCCAGGACTGCAGCCGCTGGAACCTGTTCCATGCTGGGGAGAAGCCCCGCATCCCTTACGTGACCCAGATGCTGGAGAAGCATGCGGGCCCGGTGATCGCCGCCACCGACTACATGAAGCTCTTCGCCGACCAGGTGCGCGAGTACGTGCCACGCCGCTACACGGTGCTGGGCACGGACGGCTACGGCCGCAGCGACACCCGCACCGGCCTGCGCCATTTCTTCGAGGTGGACCGCCGTTACGTCACGGTCGCGGCGCTTAAATCACTGGTAGATGAAAACCAGCTGGATGCCAAGAAGGTGGTCGAGGCCATGAAGAAATACGGCATCGACCCCAACAAGCCCAACCCGGTCACGGTGTAAGGAGAAGCGCCGTGGCGGAAAAAGAAGTCAAAGTCCCGGACATCGGCAACTTCCAGGGCGTCGAGGTCATCGAGGTCATGGTCAAGGCCGGCGACAAGATCGCCAAGGAGCAGGGGCTCATCACCCTCGAGACCGACAAGGCCGCCATGGACGTGCCCGCGCCCTACGCCGGCACCGTCAAGAGCGTGGCGGTGAAGAAGGGCGACAAGGTCTCGGAAGGCACTTTGGTGCTCGTCATGGACGCGGAGGCGGAGGCATCCAAGCCTGCCGCTGCCGCCCCAACCAAGGCCGCGGCACCCGCGAAGGAAGCGCCGAAAGCCGCTCCTGCGCCCGCACCTCAGGTCCCGCGCGCTGCGGCGCCCGCTTCCTTGCCGCCCATCAACGAGTCCGGTTTCGGCAAGGCCCATGCGGGTCCCTCGGTGCGCAAGTTCGCCCGCGAACTGGGCGTGGACCTCTCCCGCGTCAACGGCTCCGGCCGCAAGGGGCGCATCACGCCCGATGACGTGAAGGCCTTCGTGAAGGCTGTCATGCAGGGCGGTGCCGTCGCCGGCGGCGGGCTGCCCAAGGTGCCGGAGGTGGACTTCGCGCGCTTCGGCACGGTCGAGGTGAAGCCGCTCTCCCGCATCAAGAAGATATCCGGCCCGCGCCTGCAGGCCGCCTGGGTCAACGTGCCCCACGTCACCCAGCACGACGAGGCGGACATCACCGACCTCGAGACCCTGCGCAAGGAACTGAAGGCGGACGCCGAGAAGATCGGCGCCAAGCTCACGCCCCTGGCGTTCCTGGTGAAAGCCAGCGTCGCCGCGCTCAAGGAGTATCCGGACTTCAACTCCTCCCTGGATGCGTCGGGCCAGAACCAGGTGATGAAGAAGTACATCCACATCGGTTTCGCGGCCGACACCCCCAACGGCCTGGTGGTGCCGGTGATCCGCGACGCCGACAGGAAGAACGTGTTCGAGGTGGCGAAGGAACTGGGCGAGCTCGCCGCCAAGGCCCGCGACGGCAAGCTCAAGGCCGACGAGATGCAGGGCGGCTGCTTCAGCATCTCGAGCCTGGGCGGCATCGGCGGTACCGCCTTCACGCCCATCGTGAACGCGCCGGAAGTGGCCATCCTCGGCGTCTCCAAGTCCCAGATGAAGCCGGTGTGGGACGGCAAGGCCTTCCAGCCTCGCCTCATGCTGCCGCTGTCGCTGTCCTACGACCACCGTGTCATCGACGGCGCTTCCGCAGCGCGCTTCACCACCTTCCTCTCCAAGATCCTGTCGGAAGCCCGGGGGCTCGTGCTCTAAGGCGCAAGGGATAGCAAATGCATCACTCTCGCCTTTGTGCCGTGCTTATCGACTGCAAGACCGATGACGTGGATGCGGCCGCCGAGTTCTGGGGCGCCGCCCTCGGCCGTCCGGTCGATCACAAGCATCCCGCCACTCGCGGCAACTACCGCATGCTGGAGACCCCGCCCGACGAGCCCATCGTCGAGATCCAGAAGGTGGAGCATGAGAGCCGGGTGCACATCGACATCGAGACCGACGACATCCCCGCCGAGGTGAAGCGCCTGCAGAAGCTGGGTGCCACCGTGGTGGCGGAGCTGCCCCGCTGGGTGGTGATGCAGGCCCCCAGCGGCCAGCGCTTCTGCGTGGTGCGCATCCAGCGCCCCGGTTTTCCCAAGAACGCCAACCGCTGGGACTGATCCCGGCCTCCGAACCAAAGGCTGAACCCATGGCCAAGACCCTCGAAGTCAAAGTCCCGGACATCGGCAACTTCAAGGACGTCGACGTGATCGACGTGCTGGTGAAAGCCGGCGAGCAGGTCGCGAAGGAACAGGGGCTCGTGACCCTGGAGACCGACAAGGCCGCCATGGACATCCCTTCCCCCGCCGCGGGCGTGGTGAAGGAAGTGAAGCTCAAGAAGGGTGACAAGGCCTCGCAAGGCACCCTCGTCGCCGTGCTGGAAGTGGACGAAGCTGCCGCCACGGCAAAGCCCGCCGCATCCAAACCTGCTGCCCCTGCACCCGCTGCGGCTGCTCCCAAGGCAGAAGCACCCAAGCCCGCGCCGGCCGCCGCAGCGAACGTGCCCGAGTATTCCGGCAAGCACGACATCGAATGCCAGCTCGTGGTCATCGGTTCCGGCCCGGGCGGCTACAGCGCCGCCTATCGCGCCTCGGACCTCGGCCTCAACACCGTGATGGTGGAGCGCTACGCGGCGCTGGGCGGCGTCTGCACCAACGTGGGCTGCATCCCCTCCAAGGCGCTGCTGCATGCCGCCAAGGTCATCGAGGACGCGGAAGCCATGGCCGAGAACGGCGTGGTGTTCGGCGAGCCCAAGATCGACCTCGACAAGCTGCGTGGCTTTAAGGAGAAGGTGGTCAAGAAGTCCACCGACGGCCTCGCCATGCTGGCGAAGCAGCGCAAGGTGCAGGTGGTCACGGGCACGGCCAAGTTCCTGGGGCCGCACCATCTCGCGGCGGAACAGGACGGCAAGCAGACCGTCATCAAGTTCGAGCAGTGCATCGTCGCCGCCGGCAGCTCCGTGACGAAGATCCCGGGCCTGCCGGACGATCCGCGCATCATGGATTCCACGGGAGCCTTGGAGCTCAAGGACCTGCCGGAGCGCATGCTGGTGGTGGGCGGCGGCATCATCGGCCTGGAGATGGCCTGCGTGTACGATGCCCTCGGCGTGAAGGTCACCGTGGTGGAACTCACCGAGACCCTGATCCCCGGCGCGGACCGGGACGTGGTGCGCCCCCTGGAGCAGCGTATCAAGAAGCGCTACGAATCGATCCTGCTGGGCGTGAAGGTGGCGAAGCTGGAAGCGACGAAGCAGGGCATCAAGGCCAGCTTCGAGGGCAACGGCGCGCCGGAACCCCAGACCTACGGCCGCGTGCTGGTGGCGGTGGGCCGCCGGCCCAACGGCAAGCTATTGGATGCCGGGAAGGCGGGCGTCTCGGTGGACGAGCGCGGCTTCATCCCCGTGGACCGGCAGATGCGCACGTCCGCGCCAAATATTTTCGCGATCGGCGACGTGGTCGGTAATCCCATGCTGGCCCACAAGGCCAGCCACGAGGCCCACGTGGCTGCGGAAGTGGCGGCGGGCCATAAGCGCTTCTTCGACGCGCGCGTGATCCCGTCCGTCGCCTACACCGACCCCGAAGTGGCCTGGGTCGGCATGACCGAGACCGAGGCCAAGGAGAAGGGCATCGCCTACGGCAAGGGCGTGTTCCCCTGGGCCGCCTCCGGACGCGCCCGCTCCATCGACCGCACCGACGGCCAGACCAAGCTCATCTTCGAGGAGAGCACCGGCCGGCTCATCGGCGCGGCGGCCACCGGCGTCAACGCCGGCGAGCTCACCGGCGAGTTCGCCCTCGCCATCGAGATGGGCGCCAACGCCGAGGACATCGGCCTCACCATCCACCCGCATCCGACCCTCAACGAGAGCGTGATGCTGGCAGCGGAGGTGTTCGAGGGTACCATCACAGACCTCTACGCACCGAAGAAGCACTAGAAAGCCAGGCTCACCAGTGCATAGATGCCGAAGGCGGACAGGAAAGCACCTGAAGCGTAATTGATCCACTGCAGGGTCGCGGGCTTGAGCTTGTGGCGTACCAGCGCCACGCCGCCCGAGAGCAGCAGCCACCAGATGGCCGAGCCCACGAACACGCCCGCCACCACGACCCCCGCCGCGCCGTAGTCTCCCGCCGTCGTCCCAAGTCCCAAACCCGCGAACACCGCCATGAACGAGAGGATGGTGGCGGGATTCGTGAGCGTCAGCGCCAGGGTGGAGAGGAAGGCGGTCGCATAGCGTACGTTAGAGGCACCCGTGCTCTCCTCCTGCGGCTTGGACCGGAAGGTACTGATGCCGAGATAGACCAGGAAAGTCCCGCCGATCAGCTTGGTCCAGAAGGCGTAGCCCATGAGCAAGCTCGAGATGAAGGTGAGGCCGAAGGCCCCCACGCAGCCGTAGAGCGCGTCCGCCACGGCGGCGCCCAGCCCCGTGAGCAGGCCCAGCAGGCGTCCCTCCGTGAGGGTGCGGCGGATCACCAGGAGGCCGATGGGCCCCACCGGTGCCGCGATGGCGAAGCCGATGAGCAGTCCCCGCGCGAATAGTTCGATACCCATTTCCCCATCCTCCGAACAGAAGCTCAAAAAAAGAAACCGCCTGTCCGGCGGTTTTCTTGAGGAAAACATGCGGGCATGGCTGCCCAGTGCCGGACCTCAAGGTTGTCGGCTCGCTTGCTGCAACGTGCGGCGGAGGCGGGTGGTCTTCATGGGGCGGCTATCTTAGGGCTGGCCCGCTTCCTGTCAAGCATCTGGTCCAAGACCCGCGCGGCGCGTCACGTTAGAATGGGCACATGCAGCCTTGGGCATCCCATCAGCGCATCCCTGCACGCCTGCTTCCGGCCGCCTTGGCGGCGCTCGTGGTCTGCGGCTGCGTGCCCAGGGAACTCAACCAGTACATCGGCAAGGATCCCAAGACGGTATACGGTCCCAAGTTCCTGGTGGACCAGGACACCATGCAGTTCGACGAGTCCCGCCCCGGCGTGGACTGGGGCATGTCGCTCGTGTGGCAGGGGGATCACTACCTCCTGAGCGCCGACCAGAACACCACGCCCAACCGGCTCACCCAGGTCTGGCAGGTGGTGGCGGTGCAGGACGTGCCGCTGTTGAAGGCCGGGCAGATGTTCGCCATGGGCAGCTGCATGGACGATGGCGCGCCCAACTCCCGCGTGGTGGCGGTGGTGGACTACGACTTGGACAAGCAGTGGTTCGACCGCTTCGAATCCGCCTGGGCCTACGACTACGCCCGGAACGCATTCCTGCCGTATCCCACCGCGCACCTCCTGTGCTCCAACCCGCGCTACGGCCTGGGGCTAGACGCGCCCCCGCCCGCCGCCACTTCCACGCTGCCTGCCATCACGCCGCCGGCGCCCGTCACCCTCGCGCCGCCCGCGTCCCATCCGTTCTGAGGAGAGAGCCATGCTCGAGATGCGCCCCAACTGCGAATGCTGCGACCGGGACCTCCCGCCGGACTCGGCCGAAGCGCTCATCTGCACTTTCGAATGCACCTACTGCGCCGCCTGCGCCAGCGGACGCCTCAAGGGCATGTGCCCCAACTGCGGCGGCGACTTGAAGCCCCGGCCCATGCGTCCCGCACGGCTGCTGGAGAAGTACCCGCCCTCCGGCAAGCGCGTCCACAACCCCAAGTGCGCCGGCGCCGCCGCTTGAAGGCCTCACGCGCTATCCTCGCCGCGCTGCTGCTGGCCGGCTGCGCCGGCGCACCCGCGCCTGCCCAGGGCCCGGTGCTGGTCAAGGGCGTGCTGTACGGCCACCTGGACAAGGGCCGCTACCATGACATGCGCGACTGGTTCGGGGTGACCACGCCCGTCGCGCCCTTGGACCCGGCTTACCGCAACCTCAGCCTCACCGAGGAGTACCACCCGAACCTGAGCTATGCGAGCTTCATGCCGCTCGACAGGCCGGGGGAGTACTACCGCGCCTACGTCGAGGAGTTCTCCAGCGACGGCCGCTCCACGCCGGACATCGGCCGCGTGGCGGATGGCGCCATGCGGTTCTTCGCCCGCCAGATGGTGGCGGCACGGGGCGAGCCCATGCAGCTGGTCGAGGAACGGCCCTGGCACACCGGTGCCACCCAGGGCCTGTTGCGGCTCTACACCGAGCGCACGCCGATGACCACCCTGACCCAGGATCCCCAGTGGATGGCCGAGGACTACACGGCCTATATACTGATGTACACGGCCGCCCGCGAGGGCAAGGTCGCGGTGCTGTGGATGGAGTGGCCCGTGGGCTGCAAGGCCTGCACCGCGCCGCCGCCCGGACCGCCGGCCACAGGTGACGACGCGATAGACAAGGCGCTGTCGGTGGACGGCCGCGCCGCCGCGTTCCTGGATTCCTTCCGCTTCGGCGGCGATTGAACGGCAGGAGAGAGCAACGATGATCATCGAGGGGCAGGCGGCATGAACAAGAACAAGCTCCCGGAACTCTTCGCCAACAATCGCGCGTGGGCAGAGGGGATAGTCAAAGAGAAGCCCGACTTCTTCCAGCGACTCTCGGCCCAGCAGAACCCCAAGTACCTGTGGATCGGCTGCGCCGACAGCCGGGTGCCCGCCAACGAGATCATCGGCCTCATGCCGGGCGAGGTGTTCGTGCACCGCAACGTGGCGAACGTGGTGGTGCACACCGACCTCAACTGCCTCTCGGTGCTGCAGTACGCGGTAGATGTGCTCAAGGTCGAGCACGTCATCGTCTGCGGCCACTACGGCTGCGGCGGCGTGCAGGCTGCCTACGGCAACGCCTCCCTCGGTCTCATCGACAACTGGCTCCGTCACGTGAAGGACGTCGCCGAGAAGTACGAATCCGATATCGGCATCCGTCCCACCCATGAGACTCGCCTCGACCGGCTCTGCGAGCTCAACGTCATCGAGCAGGTGCTGCACGTCTGCCGCACCACCATCGTTCTGGACGCCTGGGCGCGCGGCCAGCCGCTCAACGTGCATGGCTGGGTGTACCGCCTGCAGAGCGGCCTGCTCAAGGAGATCGGCGTGGACATCAGCGGCGCCAAGGAGCTGGAGACGCTCCTGGCCCAGAAGGTCATGCCCGGCGCCGCGTTCTGATGCGCCCCGTCGCCTGGCGTCCCGCTGCCATCTTCCGCAAGCCGCGGCGCATGACCCTCGTCATCGCCGCCGAGGGCGTGCTCATCACGCTGCTGGCCTACTACCTGGGCTCGCGCTTCACCGCCATCTTCCACGGGCCCTCGGCGGAGGTGGGCGGGGTATGGTCCGTGATCTCGGGACTGGTGGTGCTGCAGAGCACCATCCGCGAGACCCTGAAGTCCTCGCTGCTGCGCAGCATCGGCACCTTCATTGGCGCGCTCATCGCCGGGCTGTACCTCACATTGTTCGGCTTCGGCATGGTAGGCATGGCGCTCTGCGCCGGCCTGACGCTGGCCATCTGCTACCTGGTGGACATCTTCGAGTACGCGCGCCTCGCCGCCGCCACCGTGGTCATCATCGCCGCCCTGAGCCAGTCCTCGCCCGGTGTGCCGCCGTTCCTGAACGCGTTCCTGCGCTTCGTGGAGTCCAGTATCGGCATCGGGGTGTGCATCCTCAGCGTCTACTCCATGCGCGTGTTCGTGCGCCGCAACGCACCCACGTGATCAAGCCCGCGCCCGTCACCCTCGAGGGCACCCAGGTACGCCTCGTGCCCCTGGGTCAGGGCCACCTGGACGGCCTCTGCGCCGTGGGCCTGGAGCCGGAGCTGTGGCAGTGGATACCCACGCGGGTGCTGGACCGGCAGCAGATGCAGGCTTACGTGGAGCTCGCGCTGGATGAACAGCGCCGCGGCATGTCCGTGCCGTTCACCACCACGCTGAAGGAGACGGGACAGGTCGTGGGCTGCACCCGCTACGCCAACATCAGCGTGCCGGACGGGCGCCTGGAGATAGGCTGGACCTGGATCGGCAAGCCCTGGCAGCGCAGCGCCGTGAACATCGAGGCCAAGTACCTGATGCTGCGCCATGCCTTCGA is a window from the Gammaproteobacteria bacterium genome containing:
- a CDS encoding FUSC family protein, whose protein sequence is MRPVAWRPAAIFRKPRRMTLVIAAEGVLITLLAYYLGSRFTAIFHGPSAEVGGVWSVISGLVVLQSTIRETLKSSLLRSIGTFIGALIAGLYLTLFGFGMVGMALCAGLTLAICYLVDIFEYARLAAATVVIIAALSQSSPGVPPFLNAFLRFVESSIGIGVCILSVYSMRVFVRRNAPT
- the can gene encoding carbonate dehydratase, whose translation is MNKNKLPELFANNRAWAEGIVKEKPDFFQRLSAQQNPKYLWIGCADSRVPANEIIGLMPGEVFVHRNVANVVVHTDLNCLSVLQYAVDVLKVEHVIVCGHYGCGGVQAAYGNASLGLIDNWLRHVKDVAEKYESDIGIRPTHETRLDRLCELNVIEQVLHVCRTTIVLDAWARGQPLNVHGWVYRLQSGLLKEIGVDISGAKELETLLAQKVMPGAAF
- the aceF gene encoding dihydrolipoyllysine-residue acetyltransferase, coding for MAEKEVKVPDIGNFQGVEVIEVMVKAGDKIAKEQGLITLETDKAAMDVPAPYAGTVKSVAVKKGDKVSEGTLVLVMDAEAEASKPAAAAPTKAAAPAKEAPKAAPAPAPQVPRAAAPASLPPINESGFGKAHAGPSVRKFARELGVDLSRVNGSGRKGRITPDDVKAFVKAVMQGGAVAGGGLPKVPEVDFARFGTVEVKPLSRIKKISGPRLQAAWVNVPHVTQHDEADITDLETLRKELKADAEKIGAKLTPLAFLVKASVAALKEYPDFNSSLDASGQNQVMKKYIHIGFAADTPNGLVVPVIRDADRKNVFEVAKELGELAAKARDGKLKADEMQGGCFSISSLGGIGGTAFTPIVNAPEVAILGVSKSQMKPVWDGKAFQPRLMLPLSLSYDHRVIDGASAARFTTFLSKILSEARGLVL
- a CDS encoding LysE family transporter; the protein is MGIELFARGLLIGFAIAAPVGPIGLLVIRRTLTEGRLLGLLTGLGAAVADALYGCVGAFGLTFISSLLMGYAFWTKLIGGTFLVYLGISTFRSKPQEESTGASNVRYATAFLSTLALTLTNPATILSFMAVFAGLGLGTTAGDYGAAGVVVAGVFVGSAIWWLLLSGGVALVRHKLKPATLQWINYASGAFLSAFGIYALVSLAF
- a CDS encoding DUF1272 domain-containing protein produces the protein MLEMRPNCECCDRDLPPDSAEALICTFECTYCAACASGRLKGMCPNCGGDLKPRPMRPARLLEKYPPSGKRVHNPKCAGAAA
- the lpdA gene encoding dihydrolipoyl dehydrogenase yields the protein MAKTLEVKVPDIGNFKDVDVIDVLVKAGEQVAKEQGLVTLETDKAAMDIPSPAAGVVKEVKLKKGDKASQGTLVAVLEVDEAAATAKPAASKPAAPAPAAAAPKAEAPKPAPAAAANVPEYSGKHDIECQLVVIGSGPGGYSAAYRASDLGLNTVMVERYAALGGVCTNVGCIPSKALLHAAKVIEDAEAMAENGVVFGEPKIDLDKLRGFKEKVVKKSTDGLAMLAKQRKVQVVTGTAKFLGPHHLAAEQDGKQTVIKFEQCIVAAGSSVTKIPGLPDDPRIMDSTGALELKDLPERMLVVGGGIIGLEMACVYDALGVKVTVVELTETLIPGADRDVVRPLEQRIKKRYESILLGVKVAKLEATKQGIKASFEGNGAPEPQTYGRVLVAVGRRPNGKLLDAGKAGVSVDERGFIPVDRQMRTSAPNIFAIGDVVGNPMLAHKASHEAHVAAEVAAGHKRFFDARVIPSVAYTDPEVAWVGMTETEAKEKGIAYGKGVFPWAASGRARSIDRTDGQTKLIFEESTGRLIGAAATGVNAGELTGEFALAIEMGANAEDIGLTIHPHPTLNESVMLAAEVFEGTITDLYAPKKH
- a CDS encoding GNAT family protein, which encodes MIKPAPVTLEGTQVRLVPLGQGHLDGLCAVGLEPELWQWIPTRVLDRQQMQAYVELALDEQRRGMSVPFTTTLKETGQVVGCTRYANISVPDGRLEIGWTWIGKPWQRSAVNIEAKYLMLRHAFEVLGCTRVELKTDGLNDKSRNAILRLGAKQDGILRKHMMTYSGRIRDTVYFSILDDEWPGVKAGLEARLSRA
- a CDS encoding VOC family protein — its product is MHHSRLCAVLIDCKTDDVDAAAEFWGAALGRPVDHKHPATRGNYRMLETPPDEPIVEIQKVEHESRVHIDIETDDIPAEVKRLQKLGATVVAELPRWVVMQAPSGQRFCVVRIQRPGFPKNANRWD